The proteins below are encoded in one region of Dama dama isolate Ldn47 chromosome 21, ASM3311817v1, whole genome shotgun sequence:
- the GDAP1 gene encoding ganglioside-induced differentiation-associated protein 1 isoform X1, translating into MARRQDEQRGGAPLMAEGKSDAEVKLILYHWTHSFSSQKVRLVIAEKALKCEEHDVSLPLSEHNEPWFMRLNSTGEVPVLIHGENIICEATQIIDYLEQTFLDEKTPRLMPDKGSMYYPRVQHYRELLDSLPMDAYTHGCILHPELTVDSMIPAYATTRIRSQIGNTESELKKLAEENPDLQEAYIAKQKRLKSKLLDHDNVKYLKKILDELEKVLDQVETELQRRNEETPEEGRQPWLCGESFTLADVSLAVTLHRLKFLGFARRNWGNGKRPNLETYYERVLKRKTFNKVLGHVNNILISAVLPTAFRVAKKRAPKVLGTTLVVGLLAGMGYFAFMLFRKRLGSMILALRPRPNYF; encoded by the exons ATGGCTCGGAGGCAGGACGAGCAGAGAGGGGGCGCGCCCTTGATGGCGGAAGGCAAGTCGGACGCAGAGGTTAAGCTCATTCTGTACCACTGGACGCATTCCTTCAGCTCTCAAAAG GTGCGCTTGGTAATTGCTGAAAAGGCATTGAAGTGCGAGGAACATGATGTAAGTCTGCCCCTGAGTGAGCACAATGAGCCTTGGTTTATGCGTTTGAACTCAACTGGAGAAGTGCCCGTCCTTATCCACGGGGAAAACATTATTTGTGAGGCCACTCAGATCATTGATTATCTTGAACAGACTTTCCTGGATG aaaaaacacCCAGATTAATGCCCGATAAAGGAAGCATGTATTACCCACGGGTCCAGCATTATCGAGAACTACTTGACTCTTTGCCCATGGATGCCTATACACACGGCTGCATTTTACATCCTGAGCTAACCGTGGACTCCATGATCCCAGCTTATGCAACAACAAGGATTCGCA GCCAAATTGGTAACACGGAGTCTGAACTGAAAAAGCTTGCTGAAGAAAACCCGGATTTACAAGAGGCGTACATTGCAAAACAGAAGCGACTTAAA TCAAAGCTCCTTGACCATGAcaatgtcaaatatttgaagaaaattctTGATGAGTTGGAGAAAGTCTTGGATCAGGTTGAAACTGAGttgcaaagaagaaatgaagaaaccccAG AAGAAGGCCGCCAGCCGTGGCTCTGCGGGGAATCCTTCACCCTGGCGGACGTATCGCTTGCTGTTACACTGCATCGACTGAAGTTCCTGGGGTTTGCGAGGAGAAACTGGGGAAATGGAAAGCGACCCAACTTGGAAACCTATTACGAGCGTGTCTTGAAGAGGAAAACATTTAACAAGGTTTTGGGACATGTCAACAATATATTAATCTCTGCGGTGCTGCCAACTGCATTCCGAGTGGCCAAGAAAAGGGCCCCAAAGGTTCTTGGCACCACCCTTGTGGTTGGTTTGCTTGCAGGAATGGGATATTTTGCTTTTATGCTTTTCAGAAAGAGACTTGGCAGCATGATATTAGCGCTTAGACCCAGACCAAATTACTTCTAG
- the GDAP1 gene encoding ganglioside-induced differentiation-associated protein 1 isoform X2 → MARRQDEQRGGAPLMAEGKSDAEVKLILYHWTHSFSSQKVRLVIAEKALKCEEHDVSLPLSEHNEPWFMRLNSTGEVPVLIHGENIICEATQIIDYLEQTFLDEKTPRLMPDKGSMYYPRVQHYRELLDSLPMDAYTHGCILHPELTVDSMIPAYATTRIRSQIGNTESELKKLAEENPDLQEAYIAKQKRLKSKLLDHDNVKYLKKILDELEKVLDQVETELQRRNEETPEGRQPWLCGESFTLADVSLAVTLHRLKFLGFARRNWGNGKRPNLETYYERVLKRKTFNKVLGHVNNILISAVLPTAFRVAKKRAPKVLGTTLVVGLLAGMGYFAFMLFRKRLGSMILALRPRPNYF, encoded by the exons ATGGCTCGGAGGCAGGACGAGCAGAGAGGGGGCGCGCCCTTGATGGCGGAAGGCAAGTCGGACGCAGAGGTTAAGCTCATTCTGTACCACTGGACGCATTCCTTCAGCTCTCAAAAG GTGCGCTTGGTAATTGCTGAAAAGGCATTGAAGTGCGAGGAACATGATGTAAGTCTGCCCCTGAGTGAGCACAATGAGCCTTGGTTTATGCGTTTGAACTCAACTGGAGAAGTGCCCGTCCTTATCCACGGGGAAAACATTATTTGTGAGGCCACTCAGATCATTGATTATCTTGAACAGACTTTCCTGGATG aaaaaacacCCAGATTAATGCCCGATAAAGGAAGCATGTATTACCCACGGGTCCAGCATTATCGAGAACTACTTGACTCTTTGCCCATGGATGCCTATACACACGGCTGCATTTTACATCCTGAGCTAACCGTGGACTCCATGATCCCAGCTTATGCAACAACAAGGATTCGCA GCCAAATTGGTAACACGGAGTCTGAACTGAAAAAGCTTGCTGAAGAAAACCCGGATTTACAAGAGGCGTACATTGCAAAACAGAAGCGACTTAAA TCAAAGCTCCTTGACCATGAcaatgtcaaatatttgaagaaaattctTGATGAGTTGGAGAAAGTCTTGGATCAGGTTGAAACTGAGttgcaaagaagaaatgaagaaaccccAG AAGGCCGCCAGCCGTGGCTCTGCGGGGAATCCTTCACCCTGGCGGACGTATCGCTTGCTGTTACACTGCATCGACTGAAGTTCCTGGGGTTTGCGAGGAGAAACTGGGGAAATGGAAAGCGACCCAACTTGGAAACCTATTACGAGCGTGTCTTGAAGAGGAAAACATTTAACAAGGTTTTGGGACATGTCAACAATATATTAATCTCTGCGGTGCTGCCAACTGCATTCCGAGTGGCCAAGAAAAGGGCCCCAAAGGTTCTTGGCACCACCCTTGTGGTTGGTTTGCTTGCAGGAATGGGATATTTTGCTTTTATGCTTTTCAGAAAGAGACTTGGCAGCATGATATTAGCGCTTAGACCCAGACCAAATTACTTCTAG
- the GDAP1 gene encoding ganglioside-induced differentiation-associated protein 1 isoform X3, whose amino-acid sequence MPDKGSMYYPRVQHYRELLDSLPMDAYTHGCILHPELTVDSMIPAYATTRIRSQIGNTESELKKLAEENPDLQEAYIAKQKRLKSKLLDHDNVKYLKKILDELEKVLDQVETELQRRNEETPEEGRQPWLCGESFTLADVSLAVTLHRLKFLGFARRNWGNGKRPNLETYYERVLKRKTFNKVLGHVNNILISAVLPTAFRVAKKRAPKVLGTTLVVGLLAGMGYFAFMLFRKRLGSMILALRPRPNYF is encoded by the exons ATGCCCGATAAAGGAAGCATGTATTACCCACGGGTCCAGCATTATCGAGAACTACTTGACTCTTTGCCCATGGATGCCTATACACACGGCTGCATTTTACATCCTGAGCTAACCGTGGACTCCATGATCCCAGCTTATGCAACAACAAGGATTCGCA GCCAAATTGGTAACACGGAGTCTGAACTGAAAAAGCTTGCTGAAGAAAACCCGGATTTACAAGAGGCGTACATTGCAAAACAGAAGCGACTTAAA TCAAAGCTCCTTGACCATGAcaatgtcaaatatttgaagaaaattctTGATGAGTTGGAGAAAGTCTTGGATCAGGTTGAAACTGAGttgcaaagaagaaatgaagaaaccccAG AAGAAGGCCGCCAGCCGTGGCTCTGCGGGGAATCCTTCACCCTGGCGGACGTATCGCTTGCTGTTACACTGCATCGACTGAAGTTCCTGGGGTTTGCGAGGAGAAACTGGGGAAATGGAAAGCGACCCAACTTGGAAACCTATTACGAGCGTGTCTTGAAGAGGAAAACATTTAACAAGGTTTTGGGACATGTCAACAATATATTAATCTCTGCGGTGCTGCCAACTGCATTCCGAGTGGCCAAGAAAAGGGCCCCAAAGGTTCTTGGCACCACCCTTGTGGTTGGTTTGCTTGCAGGAATGGGATATTTTGCTTTTATGCTTTTCAGAAAGAGACTTGGCAGCATGATATTAGCGCTTAGACCCAGACCAAATTACTTCTAG